One Candidatus Melainabacteria bacterium genomic window carries:
- a CDS encoding LysM domain-containing protein yields the protein MRSSPNVVGDALQTSDTPRQIGDVAQHVQTQLTSTIDVKAAHQWVQPSGGEMHLPHVGFGTGTEAASLQAVVPGGEQHAMAAAQQVGNQAISPIIQMIMKMPGHIGLISSFFEALSSFFAPVQDLIGGLDASFLTAHLEGAASALHSAGEHLGIDISLIPDDAPIFTMDDGGGGFADLLPKDGSTAFNGGELKFHSSEFGDSTSSALNTSGYSDGGAQYEQAPAGLESATSHVRDGIVTPQYLAMDNGQAIFRPTMGGFNAMQNSAIQVPSNVTPQPTVIHPLTHQIAPHHPVGGNMAKDTVVNHLPEHAAPIEQHAAAPQPAADAAADRGTLLGHPHTRVEHVVDQVTSDPQAPDAAQPAGDQVADTTQAAPEQGAEATTTYTVKPGDNLWDIAQHHLGDGLKWQEIYQLNHDIIGGDPTLIHPGTELQLPGGGGQELASNYTVQPGDNLWDISKSHLGGGQHWGELYHNNTEVIGSNPSLIHPGQHLDMSGGGNHAQLASADPSHAASHVAHNSASHATSHVAHHSAPHTQHVAQAPAHHAPHHGAADHTKVAANTPHATEATQQVAAGSQQVPEALAATPSGQEAGLHAAAPMGSLETSAQNLPGK from the coding sequence ATGCGTTCATCGCCAAATGTAGTGGGCGACGCCCTCCAAACATCTGACACACCTCGCCAAATAGGCGACGTGGCGCAGCATGTGCAGACACAGCTGACCTCCACTATCGATGTGAAAGCGGCGCACCAGTGGGTTCAACCCAGTGGTGGTGAGATGCATCTGCCCCACGTTGGCTTCGGTACCGGCACTGAAGCGGCTTCTCTGCAAGCCGTGGTACCCGGCGGAGAGCAGCACGCTATGGCGGCGGCTCAACAGGTTGGAAACCAGGCTATTTCTCCAATCATTCAGATGATTATGAAAATGCCGGGGCACATCGGCTTAATCAGTTCATTCTTCGAAGCTTTATCGTCATTCTTCGCGCCGGTTCAAGACTTGATCGGCGGATTAGATGCGTCATTCCTCACGGCTCATCTGGAAGGAGCAGCCAGCGCGTTGCACAGCGCGGGAGAGCACCTGGGCATCGACATTTCTCTTATCCCTGACGACGCACCCATCTTCACTATGGACGATGGCGGTGGCGGATTTGCCGATCTGCTGCCCAAAGATGGTTCCACAGCTTTCAATGGCGGCGAACTCAAGTTCCACTCATCCGAATTTGGTGACAGCACCAGCAGCGCCCTCAACACGTCGGGATATTCAGACGGCGGCGCCCAATATGAACAAGCGCCGGCTGGCCTTGAGTCTGCAACTTCTCATGTGCGCGACGGCATTGTCACGCCGCAATATCTTGCCATGGATAACGGCCAGGCTATATTCCGTCCAACAATGGGTGGATTCAACGCTATGCAAAATAGCGCCATCCAGGTGCCATCAAATGTGACACCACAGCCGACCGTCATTCATCCGCTCACTCACCAGATCGCGCCACACCACCCGGTTGGCGGCAACATGGCGAAAGACACGGTAGTCAACCATTTACCGGAACACGCAGCACCAATTGAACAACACGCCGCCGCACCACAACCAGCAGCTGATGCCGCAGCCGACCGCGGAACATTGCTCGGTCATCCACACACACGCGTCGAACATGTAGTAGATCAAGTCACCTCAGATCCGCAAGCTCCAGATGCCGCGCAACCCGCTGGGGACCAGGTAGCAGATACAACTCAAGCTGCACCAGAACAGGGCGCTGAAGCAACAACGACCTACACCGTCAAACCGGGCGACAATCTCTGGGATATTGCCCAACATCACTTAGGTGATGGCTTGAAGTGGCAAGAAATCTACCAGCTCAACCATGACATTATTGGCGGCGATCCTACTTTGATTCACCCAGGCACTGAACTGCAGTTGCCCGGTGGTGGCGGACAAGAACTCGCTTCCAACTACACAGTTCAACCTGGCGACAACCTCTGGGATATCTCCAAATCTCATCTCGGCGGCGGCCAGCACTGGGGCGAGCTGTATCACAACAACACCGAAGTAATCGGCTCCAATCCAAGCCTCATACATCCCGGACAGCATCTTGATATGAGCGGCGGTGGCAATCATGCCCAACTCGCCAGCGCGGATCCGTCGCACGCAGCCTCTCATGTTGCTCACAATTCCGCATCACACGCCACTTCACACGTAGCCCACCACTCCGCGCCACACACACAACACGTCGCTCAAGCACCAGCTCATCACGCACCACACCACGGCGCCGCAGACCACACCAAAGTAGCCGCAAATACTCCACATGCAACAGAAGCAACTCAGCAAGTCGCCGCTGGTTCACAGCAAGTACCTGAGGCTCTCGCAGCCACTCCGAGTGGTCAGGAAGCCGGTCTGCATGCAGCCGCGCCTATGGGTTCACTTGAAACCAGCGCTCAAAACCTGCCGGGCAAATAA
- a CDS encoding MBL fold metallo-hydrolase, translating to MDLIFEQLNSGGCQTYLVASPKTGEAWLVDPVLCSVDKYIKMLDEKKLKLTKVIDTHTHADHLSAGAKLKDLTNCAYVMHQLGQPREITDRLNPDSELKLNGTTVKVLYTPGHTRDSFCLVFPDRIITGDALFLDDGGAGRADLPGGDPGEHWESLQHIMELPEQLVVYPGHEYRNRRPSSLAEQKTRNPFLKPRTQSEYVKFVEELKLGPAEWMKEVLKANCACTRDANAVKIPEGISACEVQGTLSAGACSADVPYIHSHELKEMIDTGRNPVLLDVREQRELTDVLGHLPGIIHIPVGSISERHSEIEHLKASEIISICKMGGRAKTAAKILSEAGFKNVKILTGGMNEWNELGLPVKRHL from the coding sequence ATGGATTTGATCTTCGAACAACTGAATTCAGGCGGCTGTCAAACATATCTGGTGGCTTCACCCAAAACAGGCGAAGCGTGGCTCGTTGACCCGGTGCTGTGTTCGGTCGACAAATACATAAAGATGCTGGACGAGAAGAAATTAAAACTGACCAAAGTAATCGACACACACACGCATGCAGACCACCTCTCAGCAGGCGCCAAGCTAAAAGACCTGACCAATTGCGCTTATGTCATGCACCAGTTGGGGCAGCCGCGCGAAATCACTGATCGCCTCAATCCCGACAGCGAACTCAAACTCAACGGCACGACGGTCAAAGTCCTCTACACACCAGGGCACACCCGCGACTCATTCTGTCTCGTTTTTCCTGACCGCATCATCACAGGCGACGCGCTGTTCCTGGACGACGGCGGAGCCGGTCGAGCCGACCTGCCGGGTGGCGACCCTGGAGAGCACTGGGAAAGCTTGCAGCACATTATGGAATTGCCAGAACAGCTGGTCGTTTATCCCGGTCATGAATATCGAAACCGCCGCCCTTCCTCCCTGGCTGAGCAGAAGACGCGAAACCCATTTCTCAAACCCCGCACGCAGAGCGAATATGTGAAATTCGTCGAAGAGCTTAAGCTTGGACCGGCCGAATGGATGAAGGAAGTGCTGAAAGCCAACTGCGCCTGTACGCGCGACGCCAACGCCGTCAAAATTCCCGAAGGCATCTCTGCCTGTGAAGTACAGGGCACTCTGTCAGCCGGCGCCTGCTCGGCCGACGTGCCTTACATACACTCGCACGAGCTCAAGGAGATGATCGATACCGGTCGCAATCCCGTGCTCCTCGATGTACGCGAACAAAGAGAACTGACCGATGTGCTGGGTCATTTGCCCGGCATCATTCACATTCCTGTCGGCAGCATTAGCGAGCGTCACAGCGAAATCGAGCACCTGAAGGCAAGCGAAATCATCTCTATCTGCAAAATGGGCGGAAGAGCCAAGACAGCAGCCAAGATTCTCTCCGAAGCCGGTTTCAAAAACGTCAAAATATTAACGGGCGGCATGAATGAGTGGAACGAGCTTGGATTGCCGGTTAAGCGTCACCTGTGA
- a CDS encoding TonB family protein, with translation MPKKDFRQMPQRVAYSSGREPATAAMLSVIPGLGQFYNGQSVKGFLFMDVAAVNALLLLIVLFAEPLATGLRNLLTGNHMRPNDGILQALASAHLGTPFSIVLVSMILLFVGFAVRDAYDYARGEKLKPIYADSALHLSEAASGSYLFHFAAMISCAVFALFFLIPKPEVQQVTEIEFTDPLPKDIEPVHAKKFSSESSSARHRETKAEKPTPPNSTASSAHSQAAQRQVQNAPKEIRPAKPELKESPVKQPSKEAPPKQIVKEAPKQIVKEAPKQIVKEAPAKGEPAPVVKPIPIVKPVAAPPKVNPVPVPLPQSVAPKAVTPNSAVAPAPIHTKAPATASAPPLPFLAMAPQSLATIGPAPMALNRPQTSTAVGTPMPAEAKRRSSSSAAGNGPPAPVNSISSSTDSGTPTPVPGAHTSTPGHSPNADSGARPTKIAAVAPIGGGSVVPAVGPAKTGPVGPGPAGPSSQPRIDSQGLNPAAGHGQGLDNVGKSPEFGPYMAELQRRIKRNWQPPKDRDSRQVVVEFTIFKSGELGAVRLARSSGLSANDQAAISAIRAAAPFMPLPKYSEDSVDIQFTFDYRVFAGHASF, from the coding sequence ATGCCTAAGAAAGATTTCCGGCAAATGCCACAGCGCGTCGCTTACAGCAGTGGGAGAGAGCCCGCCACTGCTGCCATGCTTTCAGTGATTCCTGGGCTCGGTCAGTTCTACAACGGTCAAAGTGTGAAAGGTTTCTTGTTCATGGACGTTGCAGCCGTGAACGCTTTGCTTTTATTGATTGTTTTATTTGCTGAGCCGTTGGCTACAGGTCTGCGCAATCTGTTGACTGGAAATCACATGCGCCCGAATGATGGGATTTTGCAAGCCCTGGCGAGCGCGCATTTAGGTACGCCTTTCTCGATTGTGCTCGTTTCGATGATTTTGCTCTTCGTAGGTTTTGCTGTTCGCGATGCATATGATTATGCCCGCGGCGAAAAGCTGAAACCGATTTACGCTGATTCGGCCTTGCATCTTTCTGAGGCAGCGAGCGGCTCTTACTTGTTTCACTTTGCGGCGATGATTTCTTGCGCGGTTTTTGCGCTTTTCTTCTTGATACCAAAGCCAGAGGTGCAGCAAGTTACTGAAATTGAGTTCACAGATCCTCTGCCAAAAGATATTGAGCCAGTGCATGCAAAGAAGTTTTCCAGCGAATCATCGTCTGCCAGGCATCGCGAGACGAAGGCTGAAAAGCCGACTCCGCCGAACAGCACAGCCAGCAGCGCACACTCTCAGGCTGCGCAGAGGCAAGTACAAAATGCTCCAAAGGAGATTCGTCCGGCAAAGCCTGAATTGAAAGAATCACCGGTAAAGCAACCTTCGAAGGAAGCGCCGCCGAAGCAGATCGTGAAAGAAGCGCCCAAGCAGATTGTGAAAGAAGCGCCCAAGCAGATTGTGAAAGAAGCGCCGGCAAAAGGCGAACCTGCACCAGTCGTGAAGCCTATCCCCATCGTCAAACCGGTGGCTGCGCCACCAAAGGTGAATCCAGTTCCGGTACCTTTGCCACAATCGGTGGCACCAAAAGCGGTGACACCGAATTCTGCTGTTGCTCCTGCGCCAATTCATACGAAGGCACCTGCGACTGCGTCAGCGCCGCCTCTGCCATTCTTGGCTATGGCGCCACAGTCACTCGCTACGATTGGGCCCGCTCCCATGGCATTGAATCGACCGCAGACTTCGACTGCAGTTGGCACACCGATGCCTGCTGAGGCAAAACGAAGAAGTTCGTCGAGCGCCGCAGGAAACGGACCTCCGGCGCCTGTAAATTCGATTTCCAGTAGCACTGATTCCGGGACGCCCACACCTGTGCCGGGTGCGCACACAAGTACACCCGGGCATTCGCCTAACGCCGATTCGGGAGCCAGACCAACAAAAATTGCTGCGGTAGCACCGATTGGTGGTGGCAGTGTGGTGCCTGCAGTTGGTCCCGCTAAAACTGGACCCGTTGGTCCTGGTCCCGCTGGGCCGAGCAGTCAACCGCGCATAGATTCTCAAGGACTGAATCCCGCCGCTGGACACGGACAGGGTCTCGACAATGTCGGAAAAAGCCCTGAATTTGGACCATACATGGCAGAACTTCAGCGCCGCATCAAGCGAAATTGGCAACCGCCAAAAGATCGAGATTCCCGGCAAGTTGTTGTTGAGTTCACGATTTTCAAGAGCGGAGAATTGGGCGCTGTGCGGCTGGCGCGGTCATCTGGTTTGAGTGCGAATGACCAGGCTGCCATCAGTGCAATTCGTGCAGCGGCACCATTCATGCCACTACCAAAATATTCTGAAGACTCGGTAGACATCCAATTCACTTTTGACTATCGAGTTTTTGCAGGTCATGCGAGTTTCTGA